TTTCTACAACAAAAAGGGCTATGCTTAAATTTAGATCTTGCTGCCGATTTATTTATTGCTGTTGAGGCGGAAAAAATTGCAAGAGTCTTTAACAATGTGATAAAAAATGCAATCGCATATAGTTACCCACAAACTGTTATCGAAGTAAAGGCAAAGAAATCAAGCGAATTTATAATCGCGAAAATTAAAAATCATGGTGAAACTATTCCGAATGATAAATTAGAACGTATATTTGATAAATTTTATCGTACAGACGAATTTGAGAAATCTGATATAGGCGGTGCAGGACTTGGATTAGCAATTGCAAAGGAGATTATGAGAATACATAATGGAACAATCATCGCAGAAAGCTTTGAAGAAAATACTGTTTTTACGATTACTTTGCCTATCAATAATAATAGGCCAGAGGGATAAGAAAAAAATAAGATTTTCAAAAGAAATATAAAATCAACGGTTTATTTTTATGGAGTATGATTGTACCAAATAAAAGTAAACCGTTTCTAAATGGTACTTTCATGTGGAGGAATTATGGGTCATAAGATGAGTAAAAAAGAAAGAATATTGAGGTATTGTATTTTTGGGCTTTTTATACTTTATATCATTATTTTGCTTCGCATTACGCTTTTTAAACAAGCAAGCATGTATAACTTATTCGCCGCCATTGGTGCAAGTGAGCGGACAATAAGTATCATTCCTTTCAAGTCAATTTTTGATATGATTAGATCTGACATTTCATTAATACGAATTTTGGAAAATGTCCTTGGGAATATTATTATTTTCATTCCTTTTGGATTACTACTACCAATTATTTTGAAAAAGGAATATAAGAATATTGTTTTGTGCGGTGTTATTTTTAGTGCCTTTATCGAAATAATACAGTTTATTTTTGGATTAGGAAGCACAGATATTGATGATTTACTATTAAACACAATAGGTGTTATCATCGGATATCTGTTGTTTATAAAGATAAAGAACAAAGCAAAATCAAATTTATTATTTCTTGTTTCCGTAACAGTGTTAGTATTTATATCAGGAAGTATTACCTTGGGCATTTTGTTTGTAAACAATACGGATTTGTTTTTAATATCTCCTAAGGAAACTACTGTTGAAAACAGAGAACTCGTTCAAGATTTTATCGATACTCCAAATTATCTTAGCGGAAAGTTTGTTGAAGTAAAGGATTCTATACTTACGGTTGAAAAAAGTATTCAAAATGCTACTGAACAGAGGGAATTTTTGGACATTGAAATAACGTCAGAAAGTCGGATATATGTTTGCTATGATAAAATAGATTATTTTTTCAATACAATTTCTGGAGAACATCAACGTTATGAGCAAATATCGTATTCTGATTTTATTTCAAATGAAAGCGAAGCATTTAGCAAAGATAACAATGTTGTTATTTGGAGTTTAGATGGAAAAAAAGTTGACAGCTTAATTGTAATTGAATGGGTTGAATAACCAAATGGCTGCCGAATGCTGTAAAAATTCATGAATAATTTATTATACAATGAAAGAATTATATATTAGTTTAAAAAAAAACGGACTTGAAGGATATAAAGTTTCCAAATCCGTTTCTTTTTATTTGATAAAAAATCGCTCCTGTTTGGAGTTACAAGATAGAATCCTACTGGAACTGACAATGATACTTCATCATTCATTTCTGCTATAGAAAAAGCAGGTAGTTTTCATCCCTTTCCTTCCCAAACTATTTTTTAGCTTCAGCAATAATATCTTTTATTAATAATTCCACGGTTTGACATTGGGCTAATCGTGGACTTTGACCAGACCAAAGTGACATGTAATCTTGATTGTTTTCTGCACTAGAAGTCTTTCTAATATCCTGTGTTAAAGTATTTTGAATAGGGAAGTCTGGTAATAATTGTTCGTGTTTTTGCATTTCTAAAATAAATTTATTTTCTAGTCCTCTTGCCCATTTTCCTGAAAATGAACGAGTTAAAACGGTTTGATCTTCGGAAGCATTTAGGATGGCTTCTTTATGCACCTTATGTGCGCCACTTTCAAAGCAAGTCAAGAAAGCTGTACCCATTTGCACGCCCTGTGCTCCTAAGCAAAGAGAAGCATTTAACCCTCTTCCGTCCATAATTCCTCCAGCAGCAACAACAGGAATGCGTACATTATCAACTACCTGAGGAATCAATGACATTAAACCGATCAAACTTTCTGTAGGTTTATTGATAAAGTTTCCACGATGCCCACCAGCTTCACTACCTTGAACAACAACAATATCCATTCCTGCTTTTTCATTTTCGATTGCTTCTCTAACAGTTGTAGCAGTTCCTATTAGAATAATGTTAGATTGTTTTAATTCAACAATCATTTCTTTAGAAGGAATACCAAAAGTAAAAGAGCAAATAGGAACCTTTTCTTCAATAACAACTTTAATTTGTTCAATAAATGTTTCAAAAATATCATTTAAACTAGGAATTTCAAAACTATCTTTTGGTTGTAGATTCAATTGCTGACGGATAGGGTTTAAGCTACGGTTAGCGGTTTTAACTTCATTCTCTGTCACATTAAATTCGTTTGGAACAAATAAATTAACCCCAAAAGGATTTGACGTTAACTCCTTTATTTCCTTTATTTGTGCTCTCATTTGAATTGGTGTCATATAACCAGCACCAATCATTCCTAAACACCCAGCATTTGAAACCTCAGCAACTAAGTTTGAAGTGGTTACTCCGCCAGCCATTGGAGCTTGTATAATCGGATACTCAACTTTCAAAAGTTCTGTTAAGTTATTATTTAACATGATTTCACACCTCTTTGTTATTTTCATCTAGTATTCTCTTAGATTTCTAAATTTCCTTATGTGTCTTTGTTAAAAATATTAACCTACACAAAAGGGTAGGATATTTAAATCATATTACTTTTTTGTCAGAGGGTATAATCCTTAATAATGATATTTGATATCACAATTATTGATGGCTAAAGTTTTAAGGAATTTTTTCAACTACGATTCAGTAGCGTAGACGTAAATAATAGGTAAGCTCAGGTGCTCATGAAATGTGGGTACCTGTTTTATTGTTTATTTAAATGAACGGAAAATGTTTTTGTTTACAAATTAATAAACATATTATATATTGTTTATTAAATAATGGGTATGGAGGAATTTTGCTTGTGAATATAAATGATTTGACAATAGAGGAATTATCTAATGGTTTTGTAAACAAGGGGGAAGCATATGAATGTTTATTTTGTAAAAAAACATTTGATGCTGAAGAAGTATTCAAAATAAATGATCGTTTTTTTACAGCTAAAAAAGCTTTACAGCTCCATATTGAGAAAGAACATGGCTCTGTGTTTGAAGCTTTAATTCAATTGGATAAGAAATACACGGGGTTATCAGATATTCAAACGGAATTACTTAAGCTATTTGCAACAGGGGCACCAGATAAAGAAATTATAAAAAACACTTCTGCAAATAGCATTTCAACGATTCGGCAACATCGATTTAAATTAAAAGAAAAAGAAAGGCAAGCAAAAGTTTTTCTAGCGATTATACAGGCTTTAGAAACAACAAAAGTATACGAGCCTATTCATAAGGGGGCAACTCAGGTGGATGAGCGTTATGCAATTACAGTAGAAGAGAAAGAAAAAGTATTAGCAACGTATTTTAAAAATGGCTTAGATGGTTCTATTGAGAGCTTTCCAAGTAAGGAAAAAAGGAAAATAATTTTACTGAAACACATTGTAATGAAGTTTGAGGTAGGTCATAAATATAGCGAACAAGAAGTAAATGAAATTTTAAAGCCTATTTATAGTGATTATGTTTCCATTAGAAGATATTTAATCGAATATGGTTTTTTAGAGCGAAGCGAAGATTGTACAATGTATTGGGTGAAAGAAGATTAAAGAGATTCTAAGGTAAAGTTGATAGACCTTGGGGTTTTCAAATAACCATACAGGGTGACAAGATGGATAAATAAAAACTTTATGAAGTTAGAACTTTAATATTTTTGGTGATTATAGGGCAGGTTAATGAAACAAATATGTGTTTGAAAATATTCTGATTAATAGGAATGATGGAGGTATAAACAAATGATTAAAGTACCAAAAGAACATTTTAATATTATAAAGAAGAAAATGAAAGAAGGGCCAACATTTGTATTTAGTGTGTTAGATTCTACTGTTAAAGGTACTGTACATGCAGATTCGACTAATTATAAATCTCTTTTTATTCAAACGGATTCAGGATTGTCTTATGTTGCAGGGCAATTAACTGATGAGCTATTTCTTAAGAATTTAGTTAGAGTTTTTGAGGCATCAGTAAATCAAGGGAAAAGATTTACATTATTTTCTACTACTCCGGCTTGGAGTTGTGCAATTGAAAATCTCCTCAACATGAAAGTAAGAAAAATACAACGTTATGCTTTTTCTTTCGATTTAATGACCTATAAAAATAGAAAAAGAAATGTCATTAGCGAGTATGATATAACAATAATTAATCAAAATCTGATTGAACATTGTTTGGAATTTGATAAAAAATATTATGACGAATATTGGGATTCTATCGATAACTTCCTTGAAAATGGTATTGGTTTTTGCGTGAAGGATAAAGAGAAGGTTATTAGCGAAGGCGTTTCAATTTTTAAATCTAAAAATTATGCCGAAATAGATATAATCACCGACTCGAATTACAGAGGGAAAGGGTTAGCAAGTATTGTTGCTGAGCAATTTATAGATTATTGCCTATCCGAAAATATTCAACCACGCTGGGATTGTGATGTTGATAATAGTGCTTCAATTAATTTAGCTAGTAAATTAGGTTTTATAAATCCCGAAAAATATGATGTCTATACTATTAAAATATAGTTCATTATCCTTCTTCATCTTCCAAAAGAACTTAATCATCTTTCATTTTCTGTGGTGAAGTGCCGGTTTTTACGTTTTATTCATGGCTAATGGGGTCCTTCAGTTAATTAATCCGTAAAACCACTTCATGATGGATGTTTTTTTTGCTTGTTATTAATGCATAAAGGACAATGAGTACAGAGAAAGTAATGGGCGGGGATGTGAATAGGTGATTTAATTATACTAATAACATAGGAGAGATAAGTATGTTTACCTTGATTAAAAACGATATAATATTTATGGATATAGAAAAGGAAATTATGAACTCGAATATCGAATATAATTTAATTGCATATGATAAACAGGTTTTTGAGAATGAGGATATTATAGAAACATTTAAAGAAGCTGATAAATTACAAATTAAGAGATATTTAGTAAAAAAAGATGAAGAATATATAGCCATTTTGGATTACGGTATGTCAAGTCCTCGTCATCAAAAACCTTGGTTAAGTTTACTGGCCCTACATAAAAAATATCAAGGTTTAGGATATGCTAAAAACATATATATAACTTATGAAGAATTAATGAAAGACCAACAAGTTGACTGTATTCAAATAGCGGTTCATTCCACGAATGAGAAAGCCTTAAACTTCTGGACTTCACTTGGCTTTATTAAATTTAATGAGAGAACTTATGAGAGTAAAGTAATCTTTAGTTTTGAGAAGAAATTAAGTTAGTAATGTAACCAACACAATTTGAAAGAAATGGTTGAGGAATAAATTAGAAGGGGGAATTAGTTTTTTCTTAATACTTATAGACCTTTTTATTCTATGGAAAAAGGGAATTCTATATTTTTCTATTTTTATAATAATATTACTTATATTTATGGAAAAACACACTATTTTTGTTTGGTTTTTGACATCATTGATTTCAATTGCTAAAATAATACCTTATTAAGCTGAGTAGGGAGAGAATAATGAAAAAATTATTGATTGTGTTACTAGCAGCATTTGTATTTGCGGTAGTAAATCCAACAAAATCAGAAGCGAAAGTGATGTATGATGGAGCAGAGGTTGTAAAAGGGCAAACAGGAAAAATGACCTTTAAAAAAGACATCAAGGTATACAAGAAAAATTCAGATGGTACGTTTGATTCTTTAATGGTTAAGCGAAATAATTTTTTTAAAACGTATGAAATTGAGAAATATGATGGCAAAACATTCTATCAAATGGGGCAATATCGGGTACAAGCAACTGATTTGGTAGTTTTTAAAGAAGTGCCAATAAAAATTCGTTCATCTTTCTATAACGAACCAACTTATATTATTATTAATCGTGATGGTATTTATAGTCACGGATCATACGGATTTAACTTCAGAAGTAGATGGGGTATTTCTTTCTTGGATACAAACAGTGGACAACTGCTGGAGTATTGCGAGAGTGATGATGGTAGTTGGATGAAGTGTTATCAGTATCCTGGTACAGATCTTAAAATCGCTGAGACTATACATAGTAAATCCGGAGAACGTTTTGAGTTAACAAACGATGCAGGTGGGAAAAGGACTCCATTAGATGGAGCTAAATCTGAAACAATGTATGAAAAGGGAAGCGTTTTTTCATCGTTAGGTACTGAAATTAATGGTTATCTAGAAGTATTAAATGAATCCGACTCAAAAATTTCTTGGCTTCCGGTGAATTTATTAAAGCCAAGTGGAGATAAGTGATAGATTATGAATTTTATTTAGCTCTCTTATTTATTTAATAGGGGGGGCTATTTTAAGGTAGACATGGGGATAGGATGTTTGTCGATGGCTTTGGTTGAATAAACAATAGCAGACTATGTTGTGGAAGGGTAAATGGAAATAATTGTTCAAATGAAAGTGGTAAGAGGGTATTATTGAATTACAAAGCAGATTAATGGAAGTGAAGTATGACCTAATAGGTGGCTTAAGTATGAAGCGTATAGTTATAGTTGGTATAGCAGTAATTTGATTGATTTTATTAGCTATGTTGTTTTTAACAACAGGATCACCAACTTAAGTTATATTGTGCAGGTTAGTTCAATAAGGACATTGAATAAATCAATAAAAATAATATTAAAGAGGGATAATATGGAGCACTTTAAAATTGTAAAAGAAGTAATTGATAATTGGGATCCGAAGCAATTTTTACATCATACACCTGACGATGAATATAACCCAGAAATAAGACTTATTGTAGAACTATTACCAACAGCAACTTCTGTTGAAAAATTAGCTGTTGTGATACATGAGGTCTTTGTAAAAATGTTTTCGGTTGATGAAGTATATTCGGTTAATAATTGTTATCCAAGTGCGGTGAAAATTTGGAACAAAATCAATAAAAGTTAATTTACAAAAAATGATTTCGCGCCAACTATGCAGGAGGAGTGATGAATGCGGTTTTGGTTCCACTTCGTGTCCAAACACCTACCGAATGAAGATAAAGCCTCCGACAGATGTTACGGATTTTTGAATTGGGCAGGCACAATTCAAAAATCCATTTTTCCCAAGGTTTAACAACTCTTTTATAGGAAACGGCAAATACCTAAAGACTGAAGAGGGTTCTTTACAATGTGTGAATAATAACAAAAAAAGATTGAAGCAATTTGCCCCAATCTCATTCACACATTCCTATGCACAACTTCGCCGTATTTTATTAGCCCCTTTGCAGCCCCATAAGCCCCAATTGGAAGCATTATTTTACATCATATTGCATTAAAAGAAATTCGGAAATAATAGCAAAAACCTTGATAACACGGTGTTTTGCATAAGAACGGTTATCATTATGCATTTTAACTAAATTAGTTCGTGAAGCATAAAGATGATAAGTAACCTAACATTAATAAAAGACCAATACCCATTGCGATTTCCATGCTTGTACCTCCTTTTAAAAAACGACACTTTTATCTGAAATACTTCATCTTCCAGTAAGTGCAACATTGCTTTAACTTACATTCATAGGCGACTGATAATTCTACCAGTGCATGAAGTTTCACTTTATACATAAATATTGTACAATGAATTTTAGAAATATGAAACCTTTTATTAGCTTGTACGTATATATTAGTAGCAGAATTACCAATTTGTACATAAAGAGAGAAGGTGTTAATTAATGAAGAAGTGGGTTAAAAAGAGTATTGTCATCATGGTGGCGTTTTTAACATTTGGATTAATTACGCCAACACATGAGATATGGGAAGCATTTGATTATAATCCTTCCAATCGAGCTTCAATAGGCCCAGATCAAGGGACAGGCACTGCCCTTGCAGCAGCACCAGATGACACCCAGATAGTGCAAACAGAAATACAGCAAGACCCAGTTAACTATAATGCGTTGCTTTTAGATGCTGCAAAAGAACAATCCTACATAAAGTTCGGCACAAAAATTGGACCAAAAATTAGCAATGAATTTGATGCTATTATTTTTCCGAAAATGGAGGAAGCCATTGAGATGACAGTGGCTGGCTTAGATGATTCATCTTTAGCATCTTTAACAATCTCAGAAAGACCAAGTGGGAATTATGGAGAAAAAATCTTTAATATCATTAATAATGAAACGGGTAATGATTTAATTCGCTTCCATGTGCGAACTGAAAAAAGACCACAGGAAGGCTATTATTATAACTTCCATTACCACAGTGCCGAGGATAACTTTATGGCACACTACAATTTAGGGGATATCTATTGGGAAAAAAATACTCCTCCAAAATGGTTGTCATAAAAATTTTGAAACACTCGTAAAAAATACGAGTGTTTTTTTCTTTGTAAACGTTGATATATCAAGCTTTGAGGAAGGTAACTAAGTTATTGAATTATGACACCATTCCAACGGAGTAGGGGAGAGAAATACATGTACCCCAAAATGTACCCCAATTTCATCATTTTTTGATTTCTTTGGTTTTTTCAAATGAACTCAGGTTAATAATTTCATCCATAAGATTAGATGCATGTACCTCATCTTTTGCAAATGAATGAGCATACACTTTATAAATTGTTTCCGGAGTATCACCAACTAAAGCTGCAACTGTTGAAACAGGAATATTATTTGATAATTGTATCGTTACAAATGTGTGCCGCAAGAAGTGAGGGGTAAAGTAAGTTATATTTTCTCTTTCACATATTAAATCAATGATGCGTTTCAAATAACGTTCACCAATTGGTTCACCAGCATACGTAATAATCACATGACCTTCAGGATTCCTAAACTTACAGGTTTCCATTATTTCCTCATACCACTTTCGATAATCAAGTAAAATACTTTTGATACTTTCATTCATTGGGAATTTTCTGTAACTATTTTTCGTTTTAGGAGACCTTGAACCAAAGCGATCCTTAGTTTTGTTAATATGAATTAAATTATTTTCAAAATCAATATCAGTTCCCCATTGCAAAGCTCTTAATTCACCAACACGCATTCCTGTTAAAAATAATAGGCTCAAACAAGTATAATGAGTTATTTTGTATTTAGTACGTGCGATTTCTAGTATTTCTGTTACCTCACTAATAGTAAGTGCGTTTCGTTTAATACTTTCACTAGCTTTTTTCAAATTAGGAGAGGTGAATCTTTTCCTATCTAAAAATTCATTTTTAATAGCGAATGAAAAAATAGCATTTACTCGTCTATATATATTTAAAAGAGTACCTTCTTTAAATCCTTCATTTATCAAAGGATCGATTAATTCTCTTTGTATTATCAAGTTATTCACACTTTTTATTTTGAAGCGTCCAATATAATCTAAAACATATTTATTCATCACATAAATATGATTTCTTTCAGAAGTTGGCTTCCAATTCGTTTTATTAGCTTCAATATATATTTCGTTCAGTTGTTCAACCGTTAAATTATCATTTTCAACAAAACTTGCATTTCCATCTAATATAGCAGCCTTAACTTCAATCAATGCTCGTTCGGCTTTTTCGATCGTATCAAAGTTTCGTTTGAACCCATGGAACAAATCGAACTGAATTTAGGTGTTCCAATCGATGAAAGTAAACTAGATCCTAACCCAATGGTGAATTTAAATGGCTATGGTCCAGAAGGTAAGCGTTGTAAACATTGTAAGCATCTATTTGCTTGGAAATATGCAGGGACCTATTACAAATGTGGTCAACGACAAAATACAAATGGCGCTGCTACAGACCAAAGAGTGAATTGGAAAGCTTGTAGTAAATTTATAGAACGATAATATACACGCTGCTGGTAGAACGACATTAGGTTGTTTTATCAGCAAACTTCTAAGAGTGCTAACAGGAGGGCAAACATGAACATACTCACATTTGAAATACCAGGGGATGTGCAGGCGCAACAAAGACCGCGAGTGACTAAGTTTGGCACATTCGATCCGAAAGAATCCAAAGACTATAAATCATTCGTGAGACTGGTAGCTTCACAAATAGCACCTGATGAACTAATTACTGAGGAAATAAAACTTAGCATCATTGTTTATCGAAAGATACCTAAATCATTCAGCAAGAAGAAGCATCAGCAAGCTGTAGATGGCGTTTTGAGACCAACAACCAAACCAGACATCGACAATTTAGTAAAGGGCATTAAAGACGGTCTAAGTAAGTTTTTATGGTATGACGAT
This genomic stretch from Lysinibacillus pakistanensis harbors:
- a CDS encoding VanZ family protein, which codes for MGHKMSKKERILRYCIFGLFILYIIILLRITLFKQASMYNLFAAIGASERTISIIPFKSIFDMIRSDISLIRILENVLGNIIIFIPFGLLLPIILKKEYKNIVLCGVIFSAFIEIIQFIFGLGSTDIDDLLLNTIGVIIGYLLFIKIKNKAKSNLLFLVSVTVLVFISGSITLGILFVNNTDLFLISPKETTVENRELVQDFIDTPNYLSGKFVEVKDSILTVEKSIQNATEQREFLDIEITSESRIYVCYDKIDYFFNTISGEHQRYEQISYSDFISNESEAFSKDNNVVIWSLDGKKVDSLIVIEWVE
- a CDS encoding NAD(P)H-dependent flavin oxidoreductase, giving the protein MLNNNLTELLKVEYPIIQAPMAGGVTTSNLVAEVSNAGCLGMIGAGYMTPIQMRAQIKEIKELTSNPFGVNLFVPNEFNVTENEVKTANRSLNPIRQQLNLQPKDSFEIPSLNDIFETFIEQIKVVIEEKVPICSFTFGIPSKEMIVELKQSNIILIGTATTVREAIENEKAGMDIVVVQGSEAGGHRGNFINKPTESLIGLMSLIPQVVDNVRIPVVAAGGIMDGRGLNASLCLGAQGVQMGTAFLTCFESGAHKVHKEAILNASEDQTVLTRSFSGKWARGLENKFILEMQKHEQLLPDFPIQNTLTQDIRKTSSAENNQDYMSLWSGQSPRLAQCQTVELLIKDIIAEAKK
- a CDS encoding DUF2087 domain-containing protein; translated protein: MNINDLTIEELSNGFVNKGEAYECLFCKKTFDAEEVFKINDRFFTAKKALQLHIEKEHGSVFEALIQLDKKYTGLSDIQTELLKLFATGAPDKEIIKNTSANSISTIRQHRFKLKEKERQAKVFLAIIQALETTKVYEPIHKGATQVDERYAITVEEKEKVLATYFKNGLDGSIESFPSKEKRKIILLKHIVMKFEVGHKYSEQEVNEILKPIYSDYVSIRRYLIEYGFLERSEDCTMYWVKED
- a CDS encoding GNAT family N-acetyltransferase, yielding MIKVPKEHFNIIKKKMKEGPTFVFSVLDSTVKGTVHADSTNYKSLFIQTDSGLSYVAGQLTDELFLKNLVRVFEASVNQGKRFTLFSTTPAWSCAIENLLNMKVRKIQRYAFSFDLMTYKNRKRNVISEYDITIINQNLIEHCLEFDKKYYDEYWDSIDNFLENGIGFCVKDKEKVISEGVSIFKSKNYAEIDIITDSNYRGKGLASIVAEQFIDYCLSENIQPRWDCDVDNSASINLASKLGFINPEKYDVYTIKI
- a CDS encoding GNAT family N-acetyltransferase codes for the protein MFTLIKNDIIFMDIEKEIMNSNIEYNLIAYDKQVFENEDIIETFKEADKLQIKRYLVKKDEEYIAILDYGMSSPRHQKPWLSLLALHKKYQGLGYAKNIYITYEELMKDQQVDCIQIAVHSTNEKALNFWTSLGFIKFNERTYESKVIFSFEKKLS
- a CDS encoding DUF1871 family protein; protein product: MEHFKIVKEVIDNWDPKQFLHHTPDDEYNPEIRLIVELLPTATSVEKLAVVIHEVFVKMFSVDEVYSVNNCYPSAVKIWNKINKS
- a CDS encoding YpjP family protein, with the protein product MKKWVKKSIVIMVAFLTFGLITPTHEIWEAFDYNPSNRASIGPDQGTGTALAAAPDDTQIVQTEIQQDPVNYNALLLDAAKEQSYIKFGTKIGPKISNEFDAIIFPKMEEAIEMTVAGLDDSSLASLTISERPSGNYGEKIFNIINNETGNDLIRFHVRTEKRPQEGYYYNFHYHSAEDNFMAHYNLGDIYWEKNTPPKWLS
- a CDS encoding tyrosine-type recombinase/integrase, coding for MIEVKAAILDGNASFVENDNLTVEQLNEIYIEANKTNWKPTSERNHIYVMNKYVLDYIGRFKIKSVNNLIIQRELIDPLINEGFKEGTLLNIYRRVNAIFSFAIKNEFLDRKRFTSPNLKKASESIKRNALTISEVTEILEIARTKYKITHYTCLSLLFLTGMRVGELRALQWGTDIDFENNLIHINKTKDRFGSRSPKTKNSYRKFPMNESIKSILLDYRKWYEEIMETCKFRNPEGHVIITYAGEPIGERYLKRIIDLICERENITYFTPHFLRHTFVTIQLSNNIPVSTVAALVGDTPETIYKVYAHSFAKDEVHASNLMDEIINLSSFEKTKEIKK
- a CDS encoding RusA family crossover junction endodeoxyribonuclease yields the protein MNILTFEIPGDVQAQQRPRVTKFGTFDPKESKDYKSFVRLVASQIAPDELITEEIKLSIIVYRKIPKSFSKKKHQQAVDGVLRPTTKPDIDNLVKGIKDGLSKFLWYDDSQVTELVARKLYSDNPRAEVTIEW